The genomic stretch CGAGTAGAGAAAGAAGGCAAGATAAGACGAAAGATCTATGGGCACCTTTATAAACTCAAACCAGTCAATCCATCATCTTTCAAGCATTGAGCTGCTTGAGCAGGCACTATGTTCCTCCGCCACTTCCAATAGTTTGCTCTCATTGGATCTACAAGTTCTAGGATAGAACAGACCACTTTCACCAAATCAGAACCTTGGGCACCTGAGTCAGAAAGACCATAGACAGCATTTCTTATCTCCAGGCTAGGCTGGAAACCATGGCAGAGAAGGTCCAAAAGCATGCTGAGGGCGTGCACGTAATTGTTTTTGGCAGTCAAAATCTTTAAGCAAACTGACGCTACTTGAGGGTCTTTAACTAGAGCATGTGTATCATTTCTGTATAAGCCTCGAAGGTACCTCCAAGGACTTTCATTTTCAGGATGCTCCATAATTGCATTAACTGTACAAGTTACTTCTGACCCCCTCATTGCCCCCAGGCCTCCAAGGAGAGGAGATCTTGTTACAACAAAATATCTCTGCAACCAATAATTCAACATGGGATTTCTCAGATGTAGAAATCTACAAAGGTACAACACTGTGACAAGAGATCATGCAAGGATGAGTAAAACATGACCTCCTCATAGCATATCAGATGATTATATGATGCAAGTTGAAATCACACAATTAACTATCTGCTAGCATTTGGGATGATGGTACCAGTAAAGTTTTGACATTAGATCCATAAACAGCTGAATTTGAAATCTCACGTTTTATACGTTCACCGACACACATTGAATACTTTAAATATTTATCAATCAGTACAGAACAAATAACAGATGATTTTGTTAACAAGATATCCAAATAGGCATATAAGCACAATACAATTGTGTTGCATAAGGTCAGAGGGTTTGAGTTTATAAGCTTCTAACTAATTAGTTTGGGTTACCTGAGAATACCTAAGATTTAATCAGTTCAACTAGGAAAAGATTTTGAATATTCAATCTAGCACAAATTGGGTTGAAAACATTAACGTTGTTAATCAGATTAGTCAGCTTTTTTCTTTCCCTGTTTATAAGAATTTTCAAGAACATCTGGTCATGAACTTGGAAatttaaattagttttacattAAAACAATGAAGGTTTTACACAAAGTTGGTCACGAAGTTGCAGAACGAGTCATCATGTGAGATGAAATGCGAGATTTTACTAATAACAATGCTAACACAAAAAAGAAAACTCTAGATAGTCCACCTGAGACGATTAGAAAAGAGAAGAGAGGATTTGGAGTGGCTTTGGGGCTGTTCTAGGCATCTAGCACAAGtggaggttttatggagaaaacAGGAGCAAAATATATATCTAAACTGGAGGAATATTTAAAGTGACGTCAAGACTGGCTATAGAGTCATGGCTCTCTTTGATTTTTCTACAGTAACTGGCTTCATGGACTTGCATAAATTGCTTTTCTTGATCTTGTACCTTATTTACCAATTTTTTAACTTGCAAAAAGGATAAGGACCAGCTGGTAATTTTTATTCTCAAGGCAACACCATCTTGTATTACTCAATGTATACTGGtagaccaaaacataaaagaggCCTATTTACCAATGACGTTTGGAGATAGACATCATGACATTTAGGATCTAATCCAaaccaaagcatcattctttaCCTGATTCCAAGCAGAATTATTGAAAATGTCATCTTTGAGGAGCAGTTCACAATAGGTTAGCTCATCTTTCCATCCGCCAAGTGCCTGAAGGACCCACTGCACAAGAGATTTAGATATTCAGTCTCTTCATGTACACATACCAAACAAAAAGTCCCTTTACACCTCCTTTACCAGAGCAAACATGGTGATTGTCATTTAAGGCAATTGAGAACTCTTCCACCTCAAAGAATGGAACagaataaagaataatactacaTCAAATATTACCTGTCCATGAGACCAGGCATGATAATGTTTTGCATCCTTAGAAAGAATTTTCTTTGTGAACTCAAGCTCCCTAGTTGAAGCATCAGTTCCCAAATTTTCAGCAACCCAACGCCTATGGTGCCTGGAAAGTCATTTTTCTAATTAGTTTCAAGTCCCTAAAACCAGAATGATTCAAAACTAACCAACAATAGAACTGGGTAAAACAACATAAAAAGGAAAGTTTTGAATGCATGCTTGTGCCAAATGTATGTattaaaagaataaataaaaaaaaaccattctttttttttttcaagcagGCAATCCAATCCAGCTTTCGCTGGTTTCCAGATGGACATTGCtctttttttgaaattacatGTCAGGTTATGATTTTAAACCCTCACCGACTCCATAGGGCCTCCCATTCAATTAAGCAAAATTCAATATCAAAATAGCTTGTCCATGTGATAATATCCCAAGCCAATAGTTCTATGTTCAAATTTAGCAGCTTACTCTTGTATGTTTGAACTACATGTCAGATTATGTTCCATTCAACTATGCATGTTCTTATGACACTTTATTTTACCAACCAAAGAACTATTACTGACATGATACGAATTGACATGATACGAATTGACATGATATAGGTATTGCAAAGGATGCTGATAGCTTTccaaatactactagtacaaagaTAATCCTTTTTTCCCGTTATGTATTAAGTATCTTTAGATTTGGAAATGAACAATGTCCCAGCATAGAAAAAGTTCCTtagcaacaaacagaactcaagCAAATCCCAGAAGTTAAATGAAACTAAGCTTCCACACAAATATGATTGTTAAAAGCTTAAGAGGAGAGGAGAAAATAAGAGGACATGCagataaaacaagaaaactatTTGTCAAAAGGATCACCTCACCAATTCAGTCTGCAGACACCTAGACTTTGTCCTTGATCAATTGCATCAATTGCACCAGGTACAATAAACAACAAAACTGAAATTATCTACATAAGGGTCCAAATGCAGAAGAAAAATGTAGCGATACCATATCTGATAATTCTTAGAGTTTCCTTCCACAATGCCATCCACAAAGTCCAATTCCTTGTTCATGTCAGCATTAAGCGCCTCAAGTACTAGCCGCCTAAATTGCCATACCTAAATCAACAGACTCACAAAATAAATGCCTAATACACATAATTCTTCACAAAATAATTCCCCTccatattttcttcttttttccaaaGCTTCAAGAACCTAAAGGGCCCATCTAATAACATCAAGAACTCATGAACAAGATAGCCAACACGCATGTCATGATTATTCAAAAAATCACTTTAACAAAAGGGGTCTTGTTGTGAGAATTTAAAATAGCAGAAAAAGGTCAAAATTTAGACTCTTCTGTGTTGTTTATCATAAAATATTTACTGCAAAATTCCCTAAACAGCAAAAACAATAGGTTCTTACTTCAAAAAATTCTTACTCCAATTTCTCTATAGAGGGTACTAAACATATAAGCATGCATCAACACAAAACAAGAACTAACAGTGTAATTTCCAGGGTTAAGTTTGATGGCTTCGGTGGTGAGTTGAAGAGCTCGAAGAGACCGCTCATCGGCTACATATATTGCTCTAAAATAGTCCATTGTCTCTCTAAATTCATCAGTATAGGAGATAGGGACAATGGAATTTGGACCATCATTCTGGGGGACAGGCTTCACATCGGCATATTCAGGCCTCTGACTCAAAGGGATTCTTTCACTGCTTTTTTGCAAGACATCCATCGCTATCCTGCATGAGTTCTGTAGGGAAAAGGGAACCAATTAAAGCCAATTACAACTCAACTAAACAAGAAGATTATTAAGCTAGACAATTAACATTTTTCAGTTCAAAACTTAATGAAAACTTTTAAAACAAACAACTAGAGGCAAATCATGAAAAATAGAAAAGACTAGGGGAGTGgtcaaaacagaaaaaaagaaaaaaggaaaaatggaaaatctgCGGTACTAAAGCTGTTTTCATTGAACAAGAATGCTATTGATTGATTTCTGATCAGGGTATTAACTTCGGCCAAGTTGTCACTGCGACCCAGCCTCCCATTCCAGGCTACTTTTACTCGGAGATGCTAGAATCGGAGTTAACTTGATGAACTCTGGCTAGTCCTGATCCAGTTGACCGATTGTGTTGAAaaaatattacatatatatataaaagcgAGATTTGCCCGAGTCTAGCCTCACAGTTTCAAAATTCAACCCAAAAAATAGGTGGCAG from Coffea eugenioides isolate CCC68of chromosome 8, Ceug_1.0, whole genome shotgun sequence encodes the following:
- the LOC113781659 gene encoding protein farnesyltransferase/geranylgeranyltransferase type-1 subunit alpha-like; the encoded protein is MDVLQKSSERIPLSQRPEYADVKPVPQNDGPNSIVPISYTDEFRETMDYFRAIYVADERSLRALQLTTEAIKLNPGNYTVWQFRRLVLEALNADMNKELDFVDGIVEGNSKNYQIWHHRRWVAENLGTDASTRELEFTKKILSKDAKHYHAWSHGQWVLQALGGWKDELTYCELLLKDDIFNNSAWNQRYFVVTRSPLLGGLGAMRGSEVTCTVNAIMEHPENESPWRYLRGLYRNDTHALVKDPQVASVCLKILTAKNNYVHALSMLLDLLCHGFQPSLEIRNAVYGLSDSGAQGSDLVKVVCSILELVDPMRANYWKWRRNIVPAQAAQCLKDDGLTGLSL